One genomic segment of Catalinimonas alkaloidigena includes these proteins:
- a CDS encoding zinc-dependent metalloprotease, which translates to MRSPEFTATHGTAPSIMDYARFNYVAQPGDGVTNFFPAIGEYDEWAIKWGYTYFPDKDSPEAVEEVLDEWVKEKADDPAYFYGRQSGAKIDPRSQNEDLGNDAVKASEYGLANLKRIMPDLMEWTFRENETYEELQEIYEQLIGQWYRYMGHVTKNVGGVYENYKTYDQEGPVYEPVSEEKQKAAMNFLTENAFATPEWMINEEILSRIEHAGILDRIRKFQENVLNDLMHPQRLARLLEGEALYGDGTYSALTMMDDLREGVWSEIYRGQNIDPYRRNLQRAYLERMEYLSDNELGSMSDNFKEYYGWTEVDVSQSDIRAIVREALNMLQNDVGVALRRNTNRETSIHLEDVLYRIEKILDKEE; encoded by the coding sequence TTGCGTTCACCTGAATTTACTGCTACGCACGGTACGGCACCTTCAATTATGGATTATGCACGCTTCAATTATGTAGCACAACCCGGCGATGGAGTAACTAACTTCTTTCCTGCTATTGGCGAATATGACGAGTGGGCTATTAAATGGGGATATACGTATTTTCCTGATAAAGATTCTCCTGAAGCGGTGGAGGAGGTTTTGGATGAATGGGTGAAAGAAAAAGCAGATGACCCGGCTTATTTTTACGGACGTCAATCAGGCGCTAAAATAGATCCACGTTCACAAAATGAAGATTTGGGAAATGATGCAGTTAAAGCGAGTGAATACGGCTTAGCAAATTTAAAGCGGATAATGCCAGATCTGATGGAATGGACTTTTCGTGAAAACGAAACCTATGAAGAGCTGCAAGAAATATACGAGCAGCTAATTGGACAGTGGTATCGCTATATGGGGCATGTCACCAAAAATGTAGGAGGAGTCTATGAAAACTACAAAACTTACGATCAGGAAGGTCCCGTTTATGAGCCTGTGTCGGAGGAAAAGCAGAAAGCAGCAATGAATTTTTTAACTGAAAATGCCTTTGCTACCCCGGAGTGGATGATCAATGAGGAAATACTGAGCAGAATAGAGCATGCAGGGATACTGGACAGGATCAGAAAGTTTCAGGAGAATGTGTTGAATGACCTGATGCATCCGCAAAGGCTTGCCCGTCTGTTAGAGGGAGAAGCACTTTATGGGGATGGTACCTATAGCGCCCTTACAATGATGGATGATCTGAGAGAAGGAGTGTGGTCCGAAATCTACCGTGGCCAAAATATCGATCCTTACCGAAGAAACCTTCAGAGAGCCTATCTGGAGAGAATGGAGTATTTGTCGGATAATGAATTGGGTAGTATGTCCGACAATTTTAAGGAGTATTATGGCTGGACAGAGGTAGACGTAAGTCAATCCGATATCAGGGCTATAGTGAGAGAAGCGTTAAATATGCTACAGAATGATGTAGGCGTAGCCCTTCGTAGAAATACCAATCGGGAGACCAGTATTCATCTGGAAGATGTGCTTTACCGTATTGAGAAAATACTTGACAAAGAGGAATAG
- a CDS encoding M56 family metallopeptidase produces the protein MKEKGKVPPKPTEAELEILQVLWQSGPATVREVHEKLAVKRDTGYTTTLKNMQNMVQKGMLSRDEESRSHIYHARLPQKQTQQMLLDRFMESAFGGSAMSLVMQTLGNKKTSKEDLQKIKALINKLEGGEKMNQATLDHLINALGWTLLHSLWQSTLIALCLYLILAFSNKISPNIKYFLEVTALLITGILSGTTFLDLYFHHQPELKNLQDEIYLGSGMSTQPFQTTYENAATAEVESQRRQLSSLVDQAKSYVNTHLHWIVMGWILGVLLFSLKFAGSLIYIQTLKKKWISPLTKEWEKKVHCMTEHLGLEQNVKVLVSHMARVPIMLGHLRPIILIPASMMSKLPEDQIEAIIAHEIAHVYRKDYWINILQSLFEIIFFFHPAIWWINSVIREEREKCCDDLAVSICGNSLTYAKALASVEEVKLLQRNIALAVNGGKSSLLLRIERILEPGKKGENPMARFISVSVVAAILLLLSTSGDSIAYRYGEKVHKALEWANFPNPISMQDTAVNLDIENDVDIKPDPGLEISKGINIDEEIDVDLNIDVSENKHDTLPNTTKPQMPVHPFTTHIHADLHLSHDSLRQVKIATSIANQIHAFPNIDSVLMNLNPLDSIPDIVMDISAILDNIPKFDYSFGFDSTIDIRTLNDSLPQALAQLDSSLHRLDTHTNNYRLYVQDTSIEKRLRELEASMRKKEKEFEKLMREKEVLIREFMEEKAQEMKEHEMAFEQRMEVQERMLEKQMLQQEEQFRLEEEQFRKQIEQDEELMRIQEERFQVQESQFEKANRALENELKKDDLIREGEKYTFKLSSQGLFLNEEKLSDRYYQKYLNWMKEHEVFQFEEGFTFSISRIAE, from the coding sequence ATGAAGGAAAAAGGAAAAGTACCCCCCAAGCCGACTGAAGCTGAGTTGGAGATATTACAGGTATTATGGCAGTCAGGTCCTGCCACTGTAAGAGAAGTTCATGAAAAACTGGCCGTGAAACGTGACACCGGCTATACCACAACCTTGAAAAATATGCAGAACATGGTACAGAAAGGTATGCTCAGCCGCGATGAGGAAAGCCGCAGTCATATTTATCACGCCCGGCTACCCCAAAAGCAAACCCAGCAAATGCTACTGGACCGTTTCATGGAAAGTGCGTTTGGGGGCTCAGCAATGAGTCTGGTGATGCAGACCCTGGGTAATAAAAAAACTTCCAAAGAAGATTTACAAAAAATTAAAGCACTCATCAATAAACTTGAAGGAGGTGAAAAAATGAATCAAGCAACTTTAGATCATTTGATCAATGCATTGGGCTGGACTTTGCTCCACAGCCTGTGGCAATCCACGCTGATTGCGCTTTGCCTGTACCTCATCCTTGCCTTTTCCAATAAGATAAGTCCAAATATCAAATATTTTTTAGAAGTTACCGCTCTGCTCATTACAGGTATACTTTCAGGCACTACATTTTTAGACCTCTATTTTCATCATCAGCCTGAACTAAAAAATTTACAAGATGAAATTTACTTAGGAAGTGGTATGAGCACACAACCTTTCCAGACCACCTATGAAAATGCAGCAACAGCTGAAGTTGAAAGCCAAAGGCGGCAACTTTCATCCTTAGTAGATCAGGCGAAATCATATGTAAATACACACCTGCACTGGATTGTCATGGGATGGATATTGGGGGTTTTGCTCTTTTCCTTAAAATTTGCAGGTTCACTGATCTACATACAGACCCTCAAGAAAAAATGGATATCACCGCTTACGAAGGAATGGGAAAAGAAGGTTCACTGTATGACAGAGCATCTTGGACTTGAGCAAAATGTAAAAGTGCTGGTGTCGCATATGGCCAGGGTTCCTATCATGCTGGGGCACTTAAGACCAATCATACTCATTCCTGCCTCAATGATGAGCAAACTACCTGAAGATCAAATAGAAGCGATTATTGCCCACGAAATCGCGCATGTATACAGAAAAGACTACTGGATTAACATTCTTCAATCCTTATTTGAAATCATTTTCTTTTTCCATCCGGCGATCTGGTGGATTAACAGCGTTATCCGTGAGGAAAGAGAAAAATGCTGTGATGATCTGGCTGTAAGCATATGCGGTAACTCACTCACTTATGCTAAGGCACTGGCAAGTGTAGAAGAGGTAAAGCTTCTCCAGAGAAATATAGCATTAGCTGTCAATGGAGGGAAAAGCAGTCTTCTGCTTAGAATTGAAAGGATACTGGAACCTGGTAAAAAAGGTGAAAACCCAATGGCTCGTTTTATATCCGTTAGCGTGGTAGCCGCAATCTTACTACTGCTGAGCACAAGTGGGGACAGTATAGCGTATCGTTATGGAGAAAAAGTCCACAAAGCCCTGGAATGGGCTAATTTTCCAAACCCAATCAGCATGCAGGATACTGCCGTTAATCTTGATATTGAAAACGACGTAGACATTAAGCCTGATCCCGGGCTGGAAATATCAAAAGGCATAAATATAGATGAAGAGATTGATGTAGACTTAAATATTGATGTATCTGAAAACAAGCATGATACACTACCTAATACTACAAAACCACAAATGCCAGTCCATCCATTTACAACGCATATACATGCTGATCTTCATTTATCTCATGATTCATTACGACAGGTCAAAATTGCGACATCTATAGCTAATCAGATTCATGCATTTCCAAATATTGATTCTGTGCTGATGAATTTAAATCCATTAGACTCTATTCCTGACATTGTGATGGATATTTCAGCAATTCTAGACAACATTCCCAAATTTGATTATTCCTTCGGCTTTGATTCAACCATTGACATTCGTACCCTTAATGATTCGCTGCCCCAGGCTCTGGCTCAATTAGATTCATCCCTTCATAGATTAGATACTCATACTAACAACTATCGACTTTATGTTCAGGATACCTCTATTGAGAAAAGATTAAGAGAACTTGAGGCATCCATGAGAAAAAAAGAAAAGGAATTTGAGAAGCTCATGCGAGAGAAAGAAGTATTGATCCGCGAATTTATGGAAGAAAAAGCGCAGGAGATGAAAGAGCATGAAATGGCGTTTGAACAACGGATGGAGGTGCAGGAAAGAATGTTAGAAAAGCAAATGCTTCAACAGGAAGAGCAGTTCAGATTAGAGGAGGAGCAATTTAGAAAACAAATTGAGCAGGATGAAGAATTGATGAGAATTCAGGAAGAAAGATTTCAGGTACAGGAAAGCCAGTTTGAAAAGGCAAACAGAGCGTTGGAAAACGAATTAAAGAAAGATGATCTGATACGTGAAGGAGAAAAATACACTTTTAAACTTTCCAGTCAGGGCCTGTTTCTCAATGAGGAAAAACTTTCAGATCGATACTACCAAAAGTATCTGAACTGGATGAAAGAACATGAGGTATTCCAATTTGAAGAAGGTTTTACATTCAGCATTAGCAGAATAGCAGAATAG
- a CDS encoding ABC transporter permease, with product MIDADMALINAVIIHFSIIIDSMLKNYLKIAFRNLLKHKVFSAVNLLGFSLGFIAVIFIALYVIDELSFDQYHSKADRIYRITETIYDENGERQVVGAATRLGPAALANLPEVDDIVRLNVFGRLTLGYDEFRAYENFLVADSSYFKVFDSKIIEGNAETALNQPFSVVLTESLAKKYFGDESPLGKSMYASQFEDEITVTGVIEDFPSNAHFRPSLFFSLVSLSKFDQIRNFLENDWSSNEFATYLLLNEDANPEAVADQLTNLANANRTSEFQNNQYSLQALSDIHFHSQHLDNDYIVHADITYVYIFGGIGLLILLIAFINYVNLSTARAMKRFKEVGLRKTVGASRRQLMYQFIGESILIVLITLILAVTFVQLLMPYFNNLTDKTLELNLFSSSIVLILLGVGIISGLLAGTYPAFYLSRIKPSIILKQNVTTRENTSLRQLLVVAQFAFAIIMITATIVNYRQMHFIRNTDLGYDREQLVTVDINSQVLREKYETVKATFQDLPNVKSVTASTRVPGEWKWLSTISAKKERSLIEFLYFAGDEDFLPTYDIQLTEGRNFRHIPADSAKILINETAVKTMGLTDPVGKVIEFSHFNQDELDQPFVAEVIGVFKDVHFQSVHKKVTPSLITYYRNPHYPIDYYTLQIGTEDLQQTIAAIEEVTQTFDPANPLEYHFLDDKFEELYRADTKTGEIISIAAFLAIVIACLGLFGLINLSVEQRIKEVGIRKVLGAGVGQITWLISRKFLRLVGIAFVLAAPFAWWATQEWLNEFAYHFNVSFDLLLISGGTVLLIAIFTISFQTIKAALANPAESLRYE from the coding sequence ATGATTGATGCAGACATGGCACTAATCAATGCAGTCATTATTCATTTCTCAATAATCATTGACAGTATGCTCAAGAACTACCTCAAAATCGCTTTTCGTAATCTGCTGAAGCATAAAGTGTTTTCTGCGGTAAACCTGCTAGGGTTTTCTCTAGGCTTTATCGCGGTTATTTTCATCGCGCTGTATGTAATTGATGAACTAAGTTTTGACCAATATCATAGCAAGGCTGACCGGATTTACAGGATTACGGAAACGATCTATGATGAAAATGGGGAACGTCAGGTAGTGGGTGCTGCCACCAGGCTGGGCCCGGCGGCTTTGGCAAATCTTCCTGAAGTAGATGATATCGTCCGTCTGAATGTCTTCGGAAGACTAACTTTAGGGTATGATGAGTTTCGTGCCTACGAAAACTTTTTAGTGGCTGACTCCTCTTATTTCAAGGTTTTTGACAGCAAAATTATTGAAGGAAACGCGGAAACTGCGCTGAACCAACCATTTTCTGTAGTGCTTACTGAATCACTTGCTAAAAAATATTTTGGCGATGAATCGCCACTAGGCAAAAGTATGTACGCCAGCCAGTTTGAAGATGAGATAACAGTCACAGGAGTGATAGAGGACTTTCCTTCCAATGCTCACTTCAGACCGTCACTATTCTTTTCCCTGGTAAGTCTGTCTAAATTTGACCAGATCAGAAATTTTCTTGAAAATGACTGGAGCTCAAATGAATTTGCCACTTATCTGCTTCTCAATGAAGATGCAAATCCTGAAGCTGTTGCTGATCAGTTGACTAACCTTGCCAATGCCAACAGAACATCGGAATTCCAAAACAATCAATATAGCTTACAAGCACTCTCTGATATCCATTTTCACTCACAGCATTTAGACAACGATTATATCGTTCATGCTGATATCACGTATGTGTATATTTTTGGAGGCATAGGACTGTTGATTTTGCTCATCGCCTTCATCAATTATGTTAACCTCTCCACTGCACGAGCCATGAAACGCTTTAAAGAGGTGGGTTTAAGAAAAACGGTAGGTGCCAGCCGCAGACAACTGATGTATCAGTTTATAGGTGAATCAATCTTAATTGTTTTGATTACCCTCATACTGGCGGTGACTTTTGTGCAGCTGTTGATGCCCTATTTCAATAATTTAACTGATAAAACCCTGGAGCTCAACCTCTTCAGTAGTTCTATTGTGCTCATACTGTTAGGAGTCGGGATCATCTCAGGATTATTAGCAGGCACATACCCTGCTTTTTATCTGTCCCGCATCAAACCATCAATAATCCTAAAACAAAATGTAACAACTCGGGAAAATACTTCATTACGCCAGCTATTGGTGGTAGCACAATTTGCCTTTGCCATCATCATGATCACGGCCACCATAGTCAACTACCGGCAAATGCATTTTATACGCAATACTGATCTGGGTTATGATCGTGAACAACTGGTGACTGTAGACATTAACAGCCAGGTTTTGCGGGAGAAGTATGAAACTGTGAAAGCTACTTTTCAGGATCTGCCCAACGTAAAAAGTGTCACTGCTAGCACGAGAGTGCCCGGTGAATGGAAGTGGCTCTCTACCATTAGTGCTAAAAAAGAGCGTAGCCTGATTGAATTTCTATACTTTGCGGGTGATGAGGATTTTCTCCCTACTTATGACATTCAACTGACCGAAGGACGGAATTTCAGGCACATACCTGCTGATTCAGCCAAAATTCTGATTAACGAAACCGCAGTAAAAACAATGGGACTGACTGATCCCGTAGGGAAGGTCATTGAGTTTAGCCATTTTAATCAGGACGAACTAGATCAACCCTTCGTAGCCGAAGTGATTGGGGTCTTTAAAGACGTACACTTTCAGTCTGTACACAAAAAAGTGACACCCTCATTAATTACTTATTATCGGAACCCCCACTACCCTATTGATTACTACACCTTGCAAATTGGTACGGAAGACTTACAGCAGACGATCGCGGCCATTGAGGAAGTCACCCAGACTTTTGATCCTGCTAACCCGTTGGAATATCATTTCCTGGATGATAAATTTGAAGAGCTTTACCGGGCTGACACTAAAACCGGTGAGATTATCAGTATTGCTGCCTTTCTGGCTATTGTGATCGCCTGCCTGGGACTCTTTGGACTCATCAACCTTTCCGTAGAACAAAGGATCAAAGAAGTCGGCATCCGAAAGGTATTGGGTGCGGGTGTAGGCCAAATTACCTGGCTTATCTCCCGAAAGTTTCTCCGGCTGGTAGGTATCGCTTTTGTTCTCGCGGCTCCTTTTGCCTGGTGGGCTACCCAGGAGTGGCTAAATGAATTTGCCTATCATTTCAATGTGTCCTTTGATTTGCTGCTGATTTCCGGGGGTACCGTACTGCTGATCGCCATCTTCACCATCAGTTTTCAAACCATTAAAGCAGCGCTGGCAAACCCGGCAGAATCTCTGCGATATGAATAA
- a CDS encoding DUF5117 domain-containing protein, with protein MKKNSIYFLTIVLSILIAGCSVFKAPSSKKDESSENAAAKEEEKKGDFTAYDEVITEKAQTDSGLFIIHKVEENYYFELPDTLLEREILLVSRISGLTPNLSFGGAGMKARSQQVIRFQRKDKQILLRHVSYTNVADMEQPIYQSVKNNNFEPVIQSFKIQTIAEDSSTVVIEADDFFTSDIPLISALNDSQRKKFKVKRLDGSRSFVQHMRSYPKNVEVRHVLTYEADAPPADAEAGTLSLEMNQSMIVLPDEPMMPRLADNRVGYFSIEQYDYGMNKQKAFQREYITKWQLVPKDKEAYARGELVEPVKPIVYYLDPATPMEWRPYLKQGIEDWQKAFENAGFKNAIIAKDPPSEEEDPEFSPEDVRYSVIRYITTPIQNAQGPHVHDPRTGEILESDILWYHNVMNLLRNWYLVQTAAANPEARNVEFSEELMGQLIRFVAAHEVGHTLGLPHNWGYQLRLSGRFIAFT; from the coding sequence ATGAAGAAAAACAGTATTTATTTCCTGACCATAGTCTTGAGTATCCTGATAGCAGGCTGTTCGGTTTTTAAAGCACCCTCTTCCAAAAAAGATGAAAGTAGCGAGAATGCTGCTGCCAAAGAGGAGGAAAAAAAAGGTGATTTTACAGCTTATGATGAAGTGATCACTGAAAAAGCACAAACAGATAGTGGGTTATTTATCATACATAAAGTTGAAGAAAACTATTATTTTGAGCTTCCTGACACTCTCCTGGAGCGTGAAATTTTACTCGTCAGCAGGATTTCAGGGCTCACACCCAACCTGAGTTTTGGCGGTGCCGGAATGAAAGCCCGTTCCCAACAGGTGATCCGCTTTCAACGAAAAGACAAGCAAATCCTTTTGCGTCATGTATCTTATACCAATGTGGCTGATATGGAGCAACCTATCTATCAATCGGTCAAAAACAACAACTTTGAGCCGGTTATTCAAAGTTTTAAAATTCAGACCATAGCCGAAGATTCCAGTACGGTAGTAATAGAGGCAGATGATTTTTTTACCTCTGATATTCCCCTCATCAGTGCGCTCAACGATTCCCAACGCAAGAAGTTTAAAGTGAAGAGACTGGACGGAAGCCGTAGTTTTGTACAGCACATGCGTAGCTACCCAAAGAATGTGGAAGTGCGCCACGTACTAACCTATGAAGCCGATGCGCCTCCCGCCGATGCGGAAGCAGGCACGCTATCATTGGAAATGAATCAGTCAATGATCGTTTTGCCAGATGAACCTATGATGCCTCGCCTGGCAGATAATAGAGTCGGCTATTTCAGTATAGAGCAGTATGATTATGGAATGAATAAGCAAAAAGCCTTTCAAAGGGAATATATCACCAAATGGCAACTGGTTCCTAAAGACAAAGAAGCTTATGCGCGTGGAGAACTGGTTGAGCCTGTAAAACCCATCGTGTATTACCTTGATCCTGCCACTCCAATGGAATGGAGACCCTATCTGAAGCAAGGGATAGAAGACTGGCAGAAAGCTTTTGAAAATGCTGGTTTTAAGAATGCGATCATCGCAAAAGATCCACCCAGTGAGGAAGAAGATCCTGAATTTTCTCCTGAAGACGTGCGCTATTCTGTTATTCGTTACATTACTACGCCTATCCAGAATGCGCAGGGACCGCATGTCCATGATCCTCGCACCGGAGAGATATTAGAGAGTGATATTTTGTGGTATCATAATGTAATGAACCTCTTGCGCAACTGGTACCTGGTTCAGACCGCAGCCGCTAATCCTGAGGCACGTAATGTAGAATTTAGCGAGGAGCTCATGGGGCAACTTATACGTTTCGTAGCTGCGCACGAAGTAGGGCATACCCTGGGCCTTCCTCATAACTGGGGTTACCAGCTACGCCTATCCGGTAGATTCATTGCGTTCACCTGA
- a CDS encoding ABC transporter permease, whose protein sequence is MLRNYFTTAWRNLIKNKGFSFINIFGLATGIAAFVLIFQYVQFELNYDTFQEEGKNIYRVGVDRYQDGELESKNAFTVSALGPAVINEIPGIEDYFRLSYWSKSSTLIYQPKDSADPLTFKEEKIIFADPGFVRYFSLNLLAKLGDSLLSKPHQVIMSQSSAQKYFGDGWQTEALNKLLTAFNSTREGEVIFEVVGVFKDIPQNSHLDYDIIFSHATLPYFLPEEIPEEQRLSMFETTWGPNTSYTYLVLNTQMNADKIGQQLTEMIESRNKAENMSEVYRLQPIRDIHLHSALMNEPTATGNINWVYAMGIIALFTLGIAWINYVNLSTARAVGRAREVGLRKVVGAKKVQLLGQFLLEVGIINAVALVLAVTLIQLSTPYFNQLSDIAFSLFSLEQGTFWIVIVAIFIFSTLLIGIYPAMILSSFRPAFVLKNQLISPRKGLNIRKVLVVFQFAISMTLIIATIVIYGQISFMRTQALGFDTSQRLVIEGANVMGQEISFAQTVQNLRNAVLTNPFIKEVSAASYVPGETERETRMVGRDEENVKEIRDISIDANYFPTMDIKLLAGRNFSEVEEQNHHKVILNQAALRLLDFGSAEEAIGENFGVINFWGVTSYEIIGIVPDFHQNALQNNYEPIAFFNELFDGNYIVQIDPSQSASVNSILAFLKASWEEVLPNNPFNYYFLDTYFNRQYQADERFGRIFSIFSVLAILIACLGLLGLSSFTAVQRSKEIGIRKVMGASVSSILTLLSKDFLKLIFIAGILALPFAYWMMHQWLQNYAFRIDISWWLLILPLVFVLMLALLTVSVHTIRAALTNPTESLRYE, encoded by the coding sequence ATGCTCAGGAACTACTTTACAACCGCCTGGAGAAACCTGATTAAAAACAAAGGTTTTTCATTCATTAACATCTTTGGACTGGCAACAGGAATCGCTGCTTTTGTGCTTATTTTTCAATACGTACAATTTGAATTGAATTATGATACTTTTCAGGAAGAAGGGAAAAACATATATCGCGTAGGTGTAGACCGATATCAGGATGGAGAGCTTGAATCAAAAAATGCTTTCACAGTTTCTGCTTTAGGACCTGCTGTGATCAATGAAATTCCTGGGATTGAAGATTATTTCCGGCTGTCTTACTGGTCCAAAAGCAGTACGCTGATCTATCAACCCAAGGATTCAGCTGATCCACTTACCTTCAAAGAAGAAAAAATAATTTTTGCTGACCCTGGTTTTGTCCGGTATTTTTCTCTGAATCTGCTAGCAAAACTAGGTGACTCCCTGCTTTCAAAACCCCATCAGGTGATCATGTCACAATCTTCGGCGCAAAAATATTTTGGAGACGGCTGGCAAACCGAAGCATTGAATAAGTTACTGACTGCCTTTAATTCTACCAGGGAAGGAGAAGTTATTTTTGAAGTAGTAGGTGTTTTTAAAGATATTCCGCAAAACTCTCACCTGGATTACGATATTATTTTTTCTCATGCAACGCTGCCATACTTCTTACCTGAAGAAATCCCTGAAGAACAGCGGCTAAGCATGTTTGAAACTACCTGGGGACCAAATACTAGCTACACTTATTTGGTGCTTAATACGCAGATGAATGCAGATAAAATAGGGCAACAGCTTACTGAAATGATCGAAAGCAGGAATAAAGCAGAAAATATGTCTGAAGTTTATCGATTACAGCCTATCCGTGACATTCACCTGCATTCAGCACTGATGAATGAGCCGACCGCTACCGGCAATATAAATTGGGTATATGCAATGGGGATAATTGCTTTATTTACCCTCGGCATAGCCTGGATCAATTATGTAAACCTTTCAACTGCTCGTGCAGTAGGTCGTGCACGAGAAGTAGGGCTAAGAAAAGTGGTGGGTGCCAAAAAGGTTCAACTTTTAGGTCAGTTTTTATTAGAGGTAGGCATCATTAACGCAGTTGCCCTGGTGTTGGCTGTTACACTGATCCAGCTGAGTACTCCCTATTTTAATCAATTGAGTGACATTGCCTTTAGCCTATTTTCCTTAGAGCAAGGTACATTCTGGATAGTGATTGTCGCGATATTTATATTCAGTACTTTACTGATTGGCATATATCCGGCAATGATACTTTCGTCCTTCCGCCCAGCATTTGTGTTAAAAAACCAGCTCATTTCACCGAGAAAAGGGCTTAATATAAGAAAAGTGCTGGTAGTTTTTCAGTTTGCCATTTCAATGACCCTAATCATTGCTACCATTGTGATCTACGGTCAGATTTCGTTTATGAGAACACAGGCACTAGGCTTTGATACTTCACAAAGACTGGTGATTGAAGGTGCCAATGTGATGGGCCAGGAGATTTCTTTTGCTCAAACGGTCCAAAATTTGCGCAATGCTGTGCTAACTAACCCTTTTATAAAAGAAGTGAGTGCTGCCAGCTATGTCCCTGGGGAAACGGAACGTGAAACCAGAATGGTAGGAAGGGATGAAGAAAATGTGAAAGAAATCAGGGATATCAGCATAGACGCCAATTATTTTCCTACTATGGATATCAAACTATTGGCAGGCAGAAATTTTTCAGAAGTTGAGGAACAGAATCATCACAAGGTAATACTCAATCAGGCTGCTTTACGACTACTTGACTTTGGCTCAGCGGAAGAAGCCATTGGTGAAAATTTTGGTGTCATAAATTTCTGGGGAGTCACTTCTTATGAGATCATCGGTATCGTTCCTGATTTCCATCAAAATGCTTTGCAGAACAACTATGAACCTATTGCTTTTTTTAACGAGCTTTTTGATGGTAACTACATCGTGCAAATTGATCCTTCACAAAGTGCCTCTGTTAACAGCATTTTAGCATTCCTGAAAGCTAGTTGGGAAGAAGTATTACCTAACAACCCTTTTAACTACTATTTTCTTGATACTTACTTCAACCGTCAGTATCAGGCAGACGAGCGTTTTGGCAGAATTTTCAGCATATTTTCTGTGCTGGCTATTTTGATTGCCTGCCTGGGATTATTAGGCTTATCCTCTTTTACCGCTGTACAGCGTAGCAAGGAGATCGGTATCCGTAAAGTGATGGGGGCATCAGTAAGCAGTATACTCACTTTGCTTTCCAAGGACTTCTTAAAACTGATCTTTATCGCGGGAATTTTAGCCCTTCCTTTTGCCTATTGGATGATGCATCAGTGGCTGCAAAACTATGCTTTTCGCATAGATATCAGTTGGTGGTTACTCATCCTGCCATTGGTATTCGTGCTAATGCTGGCGCTGCTTACGGTATCGGTACATACCATTAGGGCTGCTTTGACGAATCCCACTGAATCTCTCAGATACGAATGA